The nucleotide window CTGCTGTGCAATTTGTCGGTAAGGAACCTCATTACCGCCGGTGGTATCACTTCGCTGGATACGGGTCTTAAGATGATAGCTAAATTCGTCGGGTATCCCGTCCAGATTCATTTTAAGGCTATAGACGCAGCCGAATCGCTTTCCATTGAACAGAACATTTTTCTGGCTGAGCTGAAATTCATCCCTGATATCATCAATTAGCTGTGGCGTACGGGTGAGGAGGAGTCTGAAGGGAAGCTCAAAGCTGGTCACATAATCCACATTAAGCAGCGCGTGACGCAACCTGTCTGCTGCGCCGGACTTTTGTTCACGACATTCTTCCATCACTTCTGCCCACTGGCGCGTGAGCCGCTCCGGCTCTGCCGCTTCAGTCAGGAGATATTTTTCGATGTGATAATCGACTCTTCCGGTCATATTTTGTATCCCGTCGCTGTGGATGTGGTGATTCTATCCAGAGACACAATTTTTATAAAGGCCTGAACCGTAACGGCAACCGGAAGGTGCCGTTACGGTTCACTCTTCCGGCTACGTTACATCATCCAGCCCATCAACAGCGTCGCGAAAATCACCGTCGACGCACCGCCAATACGGGTGGCGATCTGCGCGAAAGGCATTAACGACATCCGGTTGGATGCAGACAGAATTGCCACATCCCCGGTGCCACCCAGGCCGCTGTGACAGCAGGTAACAATAGCCGCTTCAACAGGGTACATATTCAGACGCGACGCAATAAAGTAGCCGCTTAACGCCATCGCAATAACGATCGAACCACACACCACGACGTAGCCGACGGAGAAGACCGACACCACGCTCTCCAGCGGAACATACAACATGCCCAGACCAATCATCAGCGGCCAGACCAGCGCTGCCGAGACGAATTTATAGCAGCTGTGCGCCCCCTGCTCCATTGAGTCCGGGATCAATTTGAAATACTTACACAGTACGGCAATCAGGATCATCAGTACCGGGCCTGGAATATGCACCAGTTTTTCAAACAGCCCACCGACAATGAAAAACGCACACACCATCAGCAGCCCACCGCCCATCAGGTGGAAATCGGTCGGTTGTACGCTCTGCGTGCTGGTAAACAAACTATGGTCGTCTTTGCTGCGGGTTAACATGCCATTCCCGGACAGAGAAGGACGTTTCATCCCCAGACGCGCCAGCGTGCCTGCACAGATGATGGCGAAGATATTTCCCACCACGGCAGCCGGTGCCAGCTGCGCGACATACACATCAGGGGTTTGCCCCAGTATCGCCGAATAGGCCAGCGACAACGGCAAGATCCCCTCACCAATTCCACCGCCAATAATCGGTACGATGATGAAGAAGAACGTGTGATATGGGGTGTAGCCAAACAACGAACCGACAATAAGCCCACTCAACACCGCCATCAGCGTTCCCACCACCAGCGGCACGAACATACGGATCATCCCCTGGATCAGCAGGATACGGTTCATCCCCAGAATACTCCCCACCACCAGACAGGCGATGACGAAATAGAGCAAATTCGCCTCTTTCATCAGCAGATGAACGGTATCCAGCGTGTGTTTCTCAAATACGCCGAAGTAAACCAGCACGGAGGGTAGCATCAGGCACAGTATTGCCGGGCCACCGATATCTTTCAGGACAGGGATCTGACGGCCAATTTTGGCAAACGCAAAACCGAGGGTCATGATCACCGCAAGTCCGCCAATCATGTTTTTTGGCAGTAGCCCTGCCCAGGCGGAAGTCGCCACAATGGTCGCAATGCCCACAAACAGCAACAGCGGGACAGTACCCACGTCGGTATTGCTCAGCCCGAAGGCAAAACGCGAGGATGGTGCAGGAGAGGTTTGTACAGGATTATCTTTCATATAATCACCTGATTAGTGAGTTCGGATATACAGATAAACAGGAATAAACACAGAGTATTCCTGATGATAAAATATTCTTAAATATGAAATACGTAATCAAAAGGCCATTTATAAAAACAGGCTCAGGGTGAAAATAGCATGATGGTGTTAAGGGAAATGTGAACGCTATGGGGGTTTTATTTTAAATAACTTAATTCATCATTAAGTAACTAAAGTAATTAAAAATGAGATTACGCCTGTCTCAACGCATTTTCTTGTCATTTATCAATTTATGACGCGCTCATTAGTTATCCAACTAAAACAATCTTTTTGAAATTAATAAAACCAGGGAGAGTGTGACCGTTATCACTCCTGCCCTGTTTCCTAACCGCTAGATTGTGCGTCAACAAAACCCATAAAATACCCTACAGGAAATATTATGCCCTCATTACTGCTACAGTCACTGTTTCCGCTCGTCTTTATTATGTTACTCGGATGGCTAAGCGGGAAACTTGGATATACTCGTCGCGAAGATGCAAACGTCCTGGCGACGGTAGTCATCCGTTTCGCCCTGCCATTCCATCTTTTTATCGGCGCATTAAATACGGACCCAGGTAAAATTAAGAACATGACATTTATGGCTGTTCTGGTTGTCGGCTTAATGGGTTCGTATTTACTGACGTTATTTATTTCACGCTTTGTCTTTCGTCACGATATCAAAACCAGCGCCATTCAGTCACTGGTTTGTGCCTTCCCGGATATGGCCTACTTTGGTGCCCCCGTTCTTGCGGTATTGATTGGCCCGGAAGGATTTATCGGCGTGCTTATCGGCAACATTATTACCAGTGTCATCATGATCCCGTTGACTATCGTCTTGATTCGTATGGGTGATAAGAACGGTGACGACAGCCTTAACGCGCTACATCCGGGCGCTATGGTGATGCAAAACCTGATTAAAGCGGTACGCAACCCAATCGTCTGGATCCCGGTAACGGGGGTGTTATTAAGCCTGGCGGGTTTACAGATACCCCATATTCTTAGCATGCCGATTGAGATGGTAGGTAAAGTTTCCGGCGGTCTTTCACTGTTTGCTCTCGGCCTGTTGTTCTACGGCGAACGTCCAACATTGAATGTGCAGACGTTTACCAATATCGGGATTAAAAACCTTATTCAGCCTGCCATGATGGCAGTTGCAGGGCTGGCATTTGGTCTTAGCCATACATTACTGCAACAGGTCGTCATTATTGGCGCGACCCCTTCTGCTATCGCCGCAGGGATGTTTGCCTTGCGCAGCGATACGTATATTGATACTGCATCCTCTTCCATTTTAATTGGTACTGCCGTCGGCGTCGTGACCGAAGGCATCATGATTTATTTAATTTCTTAATCTGCCTTATTTTAAAAAATATTTCAGGAGTCAACCATGTCTCGTAAAGAAGTGCTCTACACGCCGTATAATGGCGCTGTTTTACTGGAAAATCCGTTATTAAATAAAGGGCTCGCATTCATTAAAGAAGAGCGTGATAACTTTAACCTGCATGGCTTATTACCACACAATGTAGAAACCATTGAAGAACAAACTGAACGTGCCTGGGTACAATTCTGCCATTTTAAAAGTGATATTTCTCGTCACGTGTACCTGCGCAACATTCAGGATACTAACGAGACCTTATTTTACAACCTGTTGCGTTCGCATCTGAAAGAGACATTACCCATTATCTATACCCCAACGGTCGGCGAAGCCTGTGAACATTTCTCCACTATTTATCGCCGCGCGCGTGGCCTGTTTATTTCATGGCCTAACCGTCATCGTATTGATGAGATGCTGCAAAGCTTCTCGCGCAATGATATTCGCGTGATCGTTGTGACAGACGGTGAGCGTATTCTGGGGCTTGGCGATCAGGGTATCGGCGGGATGGGCATTCCCATTGGCAAATTGTCATTGTATACCGCGTGCGGCGGTATTCATCCGGCGTCCACCCTGCCAATTATGCTGGATGTGGGTACCAATAATCAGCAGCATCTGGACGACCCAA belongs to Enterobacter cloacae and includes:
- a CDS encoding DNA-binding protein, with protein sequence MTGRVDYHIEKYLLTEAAEPERLTRQWAEVMEECREQKSGAADRLRHALLNVDYVTSFELPFRLLLTRTPQLIDDIRDEFQLSQKNVLFNGKRFGCVYSLKMNLDGIPDEFSYHLKTRIQRSDTTGGNEVPYRQIAQQVKPSRERLRLALENGLAVTALDGLFWFGIQRIAADVQRLRKTGMRIVTSETEVFDTLTNTTRRIPVYRLDDVMSAS
- a CDS encoding citrate-sodium symporter, with the translated sequence MKDNPVQTSPAPSSRFAFGLSNTDVGTVPLLLFVGIATIVATSAWAGLLPKNMIGGLAVIMTLGFAFAKIGRQIPVLKDIGGPAILCLMLPSVLVYFGVFEKHTLDTVHLLMKEANLLYFVIACLVVGSILGMNRILLIQGMIRMFVPLVVGTLMAVLSGLIVGSLFGYTPYHTFFFIIVPIIGGGIGEGILPLSLAYSAILGQTPDVYVAQLAPAAVVGNIFAIICAGTLARLGMKRPSLSGNGMLTRSKDDHSLFTSTQSVQPTDFHLMGGGLLMVCAFFIVGGLFEKLVHIPGPVLMILIAVLCKYFKLIPDSMEQGAHSCYKFVSAALVWPLMIGLGMLYVPLESVVSVFSVGYVVVCGSIVIAMALSGYFIASRLNMYPVEAAIVTCCHSGLGGTGDVAILSASNRMSLMPFAQIATRIGGASTVIFATLLMGWMM
- a CDS encoding transporter, with the translated sequence MPSLLLQSLFPLVFIMLLGWLSGKLGYTRREDANVLATVVIRFALPFHLFIGALNTDPGKIKNMTFMAVLVVGLMGSYLLTLFISRFVFRHDIKTSAIQSLVCAFPDMAYFGAPVLAVLIGPEGFIGVLIGNIITSVIMIPLTIVLIRMGDKNGDDSLNALHPGAMVMQNLIKAVRNPIVWIPVTGVLLSLAGLQIPHILSMPIEMVGKVSGGLSLFALGLLFYGERPTLNVQTFTNIGIKNLIQPAMMAVAGLAFGLSHTLLQQVVIIGATPSAIAAGMFALRSDTYIDTASSSILIGTAVGVVTEGIMIYLIS